A genomic stretch from Leptotrichia sp. HSP-536 includes:
- a CDS encoding FAD-dependent oxidoreductase, whose translation MKIVVIGGGAAGMMFSTQYKKANPEDEIILFEKSSYVAWAGCPTPYFIADELKKSDVLHGTPEDFIKRGIDVKIHHEVTEINFENKTVTVKSDEINGIIFYDKLVIAVGAKSFVPNIAGYSEDLENVFTLSHAEHAFKIKDFLNENKSKLKNAVVVGAGFIGLEMAESFRKNGLNVTLIEKADQIFQNVSENLKKRIYKEIENNDVELKLNSGVSEIISENNVAKSVKLDNSETVDFDIALFSIGITPNIDFLPKELKTDSGKIIVNDKFETNIKDVYAIGDCVFNKYYKTDRNLYAPFGDVANKHGMFLAKHLSGKYVSWKGLIRSFATSFYDIKLAQTGLSLKEALQLGYNADVVSMKAMYKNSGFEDSVPASAEIIYDKDKKIVLGGAMVGKEAVAQFVDQIAIVIALETPIEKFIEIDFAYSPTNASVWNPLLVTYRKVIK comes from the coding sequence ATGAAAATAGTTGTAATTGGAGGCGGAGCAGCTGGAATGATGTTTTCGACTCAATATAAAAAGGCAAATCCTGAAGATGAAATTATTTTATTTGAAAAATCATCTTATGTGGCTTGGGCTGGATGTCCGACACCTTATTTCATTGCTGATGAATTGAAGAAAAGTGATGTTCTGCACGGAACGCCTGAAGATTTTATAAAGCGTGGAATTGACGTAAAAATTCATCACGAAGTTACAGAAATCAACTTTGAAAATAAAACTGTAACTGTAAAAAGCGATGAAATTAATGGAATAATTTTTTATGATAAACTGGTAATTGCTGTTGGGGCAAAATCGTTTGTGCCAAATATTGCTGGATACTCAGAAGATTTAGAAAATGTGTTTACACTGTCACATGCAGAACATGCCTTTAAAATAAAAGATTTTCTTAATGAAAATAAATCAAAATTAAAAAACGCAGTTGTCGTAGGAGCTGGATTTATTGGACTGGAAATGGCTGAATCTTTTAGAAAAAATGGCTTAAATGTTACATTAATTGAAAAGGCTGATCAAATTTTTCAAAATGTATCTGAAAATTTGAAAAAAAGAATTTATAAAGAAATAGAAAATAACGATGTTGAATTAAAATTAAACTCTGGCGTTTCAGAAATAATTTCTGAAAATAATGTGGCAAAATCAGTAAAACTGGATAACAGTGAAACTGTAGACTTTGATATTGCATTATTTAGTATTGGAATTACTCCAAACATTGATTTCTTGCCGAAAGAATTAAAAACTGATTCTGGGAAAATTATTGTAAATGATAAATTTGAGACAAATATTAAAGATGTATATGCCATTGGAGATTGCGTTTTTAACAAATATTACAAAACTGACAGAAATTTATATGCTCCATTTGGAGATGTAGCAAACAAGCATGGAATGTTCCTTGCAAAACACTTATCTGGAAAATATGTGAGCTGGAAAGGGTTAATCCGTTCTTTTGCAACTTCATTTTATGATATAAAACTAGCACAAACTGGACTTTCTCTAAAAGAAGCTCTGCAATTAGGATACAATGCCGATGTGGTTTCAATGAAAGCAATGTATAAAAATTCTGGCTTTGAAGATTCTGTTCCTGCAAGTGCTGAAATTATTTACGATAAAGATAAAAAAATTGTTCTTGGTGGAGCAATGGTTGGAAAGGAAGCAGTTGCTCAATTTGTAGATCAAATAGCTATCGTTATTGCTCTTGAAACACCTATTGAAAAATTCATAGAAATTGACTTTGCATATTCCCCAACAAATGCAAGTGTTTGGAATCCGTTATTAGTAACATACAGAAAAGTTATTAAATAA
- a CDS encoding potassium channel family protein: protein MKKKIENLHKNKRFRISYQVIFIFLALYSFVTTILDLHGDINIFNNPILEFIDVSIYLIFAVDYFIRFTHSNNKLDFIESNIPDLISIIPYYSIFRLFRIFKIRRLARVFKHLKLTKTYLSVKKFYKKIKKFLRANGLIYLLIFAVLGIIVSALIVSYVEKLSYFNGLWWAFVTATTVGYGDVYPHTFIGRIIAIFLILIGMGTFGMITGAITSYFLNRQTDLIPDDDLDEYVLNSQNYTDTEKQEIITFIQFIRNKRKK, encoded by the coding sequence ATGAAAAAGAAAATTGAAAATTTGCATAAAAACAAAAGATTTCGGATAAGTTATCAGGTTATTTTTATTTTCTTGGCATTATACAGCTTTGTCACTACAATTTTAGATTTACACGGCGATATTAACATTTTTAATAATCCAATTCTGGAATTTATTGACGTGTCAATTTATCTAATTTTTGCAGTTGATTATTTTATACGTTTTACACATTCAAACAATAAATTAGATTTTATTGAAAGCAATATTCCCGATTTAATCTCAATTATTCCATATTATTCTATTTTTAGATTATTCAGAATTTTTAAGATTAGACGTTTAGCCAGAGTTTTTAAACATTTAAAACTGACAAAAACTTATTTATCTGTAAAAAAATTCTATAAAAAAATTAAAAAATTCTTGAGAGCAAATGGACTTATTTATTTGTTAATATTTGCTGTACTTGGAATCATAGTATCTGCCCTAATAGTTTCCTATGTCGAAAAACTCTCCTATTTTAATGGTCTATGGTGGGCTTTTGTAACTGCGACTACTGTTGGCTATGGAGATGTCTATCCGCATACATTTATTGGAAGAATAATTGCTATTTTTCTGATACTCATTGGAATGGGAACTTTTGGTATGATTACAGGAGCTATCACAAGTTATTTCTTAAATCGGCAAACTGATTTAATTCCAGATGATGATTTAGACGAATATGTTTTAAATTCCCAAAACTACACAGATACAGAAAAACAGGAAATTATAACTTTTATACAATTTATAAGAAACAAAAGAAAAAAATAA
- a CDS encoding contractile injection system protein, VgrG/Pvc8 family → MSKDVNVENMYEGKNIGIVLDKTNLNNFVIREFVLNENMNEHQKLEMQLEMDDEQRKNLERVIQKEDVEIQIELEKVGENVGKRRIFSGIVDYFEILDYGSYGCRILMKAFSKSVFFDRKNEKKYRVFQDRNLMFSDIIDEINKDYADKKLEIKYSDITKKQIGSLIVQFDETDWEFLVRLASQLKTGMFVIEQGIILFGMVEMGEIKKENKYFSDYSLVRDYKNLYYKVQSNKVINLGDTVSISENAGEIEGNNEKASGNKGNFSVLKTRIFLKGFILKSEFLATDMDSYHIFKKYNEKIKGCRIEANVERVFEDGGIAKMEVRFAEGLKKIVQERSNDESNDKAYDDYGIKRFPLSYQTFYSQTNTGFFCTPEVNDTVEVYFPNEDERFAKVSWAINNKGNGRFSDYTKRNFQVNQSDFNFSLNLNSFEVKTAEKYSVESPNIVENADNFVNKANQNMIVASNNYLGIESIGDADFYGSKINIIGKEKEITMESLSSDVRIKGKKVHSN, encoded by the coding sequence ATGAGTAAAGATGTAAATGTTGAAAATATGTACGAAGGGAAAAATATTGGAATTGTGCTGGATAAGACAAATCTGAATAATTTTGTGATTCGGGAATTTGTGTTAAATGAAAATATGAATGAACATCAGAAATTAGAGATGCAATTGGAGATGGATGATGAGCAAAGGAAGAATTTGGAAAGGGTTATTCAGAAGGAAGATGTCGAGATTCAGATTGAGCTTGAGAAGGTTGGGGAAAATGTTGGGAAAAGACGTATTTTTAGTGGAATTGTTGATTATTTTGAGATTCTGGATTATGGGAGTTATGGGTGCAGAATTTTGATGAAGGCATTTTCTAAAAGTGTATTTTTTGATAGGAAAAACGAGAAAAAGTATCGGGTTTTTCAGGATAGGAATTTAATGTTTTCAGATATAATTGATGAGATTAATAAGGATTATGCTGATAAAAAGTTGGAAATAAAATATTCTGATATTACGAAAAAGCAGATAGGCAGTTTGATTGTTCAGTTTGATGAAACAGACTGGGAATTTTTGGTAAGACTTGCAAGTCAATTAAAAACTGGGATGTTTGTAATTGAACAGGGGATAATATTGTTTGGAATGGTGGAAATGGGGGAAATTAAGAAGGAAAATAAATATTTTTCAGATTATTCGCTTGTGAGAGATTATAAAAATCTATATTATAAAGTGCAGTCAAATAAAGTAATAAATCTTGGAGATACTGTTTCTATTTCTGAAAATGCTGGAGAAATTGAAGGAAATAATGAAAAAGCTAGTGGAAATAAAGGCAATTTTTCTGTATTAAAAACTAGGATATTTTTAAAGGGTTTTATTTTGAAAAGTGAGTTTTTGGCAACAGATATGGACAGTTACCATATATTCAAGAAATATAATGAAAAAATAAAAGGATGCAGAATTGAAGCAAATGTTGAACGGGTGTTTGAAGATGGTGGAATTGCGAAAATGGAAGTCAGATTTGCAGAAGGACTGAAAAAAATTGTTCAGGAAAGAAGTAATGACGAAAGTAATGATAAAGCGTACGATGATTATGGGATAAAAAGATTTCCATTAAGTTATCAGACTTTTTATTCGCAGACAAATACTGGATTTTTCTGTACTCCTGAAGTAAATGATACTGTGGAAGTTTATTTTCCAAATGAAGACGAGCGATTTGCAAAAGTGTCGTGGGCAATAAACAATAAAGGAAATGGAAGATTTAGCGATTATACAAAAAGAAATTTTCAGGTTAATCAGAGTGATTTTAATTTTAGTTTGAATTTGAACAGTTTTGAAGTGAAAACGGCTGAAAAATATAGTGTGGAATCGCCAAATATAGTTGAAAATGCAGATAATTTTGTAAATAAGGCTAATCAAAATATGATAGTGGCTTCGAATAATTATTTGGGTATAGAGTCGATTGGGGATGCAGATTTTTATGGTTCTAAGATAAATATTATTGGGAAAGAAAAGGAAATAACGATGGAATCATTAAGTTCAGATGTTAGAATTAAAGGGAAAAAGGTTCACAGTAATTAA
- the ychF gene encoding redox-regulated ATPase YchF — protein MIGIGIVGLPNVGKSTLFNAITKTQNAEAANYPFATIEPNVGLVSVPDLRLKDLEKIVNPERTVGATVEFVDIAGLVKGASKGEGLGNQFLSNIRNTAAICQVVRCFDDDNIIHVEGSVDPIRDIETINAELIFADLDTVERAIQKNQKLARGGNAEGKELVAVLERCKVHLEEFKLLKTLEFTQREEELIKVYQFLTVKPMMFAANISEEDLTAGIENDYVKKVREFAKQYDSEVVTFSAKVEAELIEIEDEEERQMFIDELGIKEPSLNRLIRAGFKLLGLITYFTAGVKEVRAWTIKQGTNAQKSASEIHTDIEKGFIRAEVVSFDKFIELNGWNGAKEKGAMRLEGKEYIVQDGDVMFFRFNV, from the coding sequence ATGATAGGAATAGGAATTGTAGGATTACCAAATGTAGGAAAATCAACATTATTTAATGCAATAACCAAAACGCAGAATGCAGAAGCGGCAAATTATCCATTTGCAACAATTGAACCAAATGTGGGGCTTGTAAGTGTTCCTGATTTACGTCTAAAGGATTTGGAAAAAATAGTTAATCCAGAAAGAACAGTTGGAGCGACAGTTGAGTTTGTGGACATTGCAGGACTTGTAAAAGGTGCGTCAAAAGGTGAAGGGCTAGGAAACCAGTTTTTGTCAAATATTAGAAATACAGCTGCAATTTGTCAAGTTGTAAGATGTTTTGATGATGACAATATTATTCATGTAGAAGGAAGCGTTGATCCTATAAGAGATATTGAAACAATTAATGCAGAATTGATTTTTGCTGACTTAGACACAGTTGAAAGAGCAATTCAGAAAAATCAGAAACTGGCTCGTGGAGGAAACGCTGAAGGAAAAGAATTAGTGGCAGTTCTTGAAAGATGTAAAGTTCATCTGGAAGAATTTAAGTTATTAAAAACATTGGAATTTACCCAAAGAGAAGAAGAATTAATAAAAGTTTATCAATTTTTAACAGTAAAACCAATGATGTTTGCCGCAAATATTTCGGAAGAAGACTTGACGGCTGGAATTGAAAATGATTACGTAAAAAAAGTGCGTGAATTTGCCAAACAATACGATAGTGAAGTGGTAACCTTTTCAGCAAAAGTAGAAGCAGAATTAATTGAAATTGAAGATGAAGAAGAAAGACAAATGTTCATTGACGAATTAGGAATAAAAGAACCAAGCCTAAACAGACTAATTAGAGCAGGATTCAAATTATTAGGACTAATCACATACTTTACAGCTGGAGTAAAAGAAGTAAGGGCTTGGACAATAAAACAAGGGACAAATGCCCAAAAATCTGCCAGTGAAATTCACACAGACATTGAAAAAGGATTTATCAGAGCCGAAGTAGTATCTTTCGACAAATTTATCGAATTAAATGGATGGAACGGTGCAAAAGAAAAAGGTGCAATGAGATTGGAAGGGAAAGAGTACATTGTGCAAGATGGGGATGTAATGTTCTTCAGATTTAATGTCTAA
- a CDS encoding uracil-DNA glycosylase, translated as MWDDLKLEIDMCAKCVLEKIRIKPIIGEGSKNADILFVLDSISEEEDNKQKLLADKNGEYFKKFLEYSKIDMEKCYFTTLTKCSSHSNLIDEDSILKCHEFLIAQIALINPKYIVTVGERTTKSFLQNEIKEDIRNLVGQMYDFYGEIKIVPIYDTSYLFKATDKEKWKLIKILEKL; from the coding sequence ATGTGGGATGACCTGAAATTAGAAATTGATATGTGTGCAAAATGTGTTTTGGAAAAAATACGCATTAAGCCAATAATTGGTGAAGGAAGTAAAAATGCGGATATTTTATTTGTTTTAGACAGCATAAGTGAAGAAGAAGACAATAAACAAAAATTACTTGCTGATAAAAATGGTGAATATTTTAAAAAGTTTTTAGAATATTCAAAGATAGATATGGAAAAATGCTATTTTACAACACTTACAAAATGCAGTTCACACAGCAATTTAATTGACGAAGACAGTATTTTAAAATGCCACGAATTTTTAATAGCGCAAATTGCCCTAATTAATCCCAAATATATTGTTACAGTCGGAGAAAGGACAACAAAATCCTTTTTACAAAATGAAATAAAAGAAGATATAAGAAACCTGGTTGGGCAAATGTATGACTTTTATGGAGAAATTAAAATTGTTCCAATTTATGATACTTCATATTTATTTAAAGCGACAGATAAGGAAAAATGGAAATTAATAAAAATTTTGGAAAAATTATAA
- a CDS encoding MBL fold metallo-hydrolase, translating into MKFSSLGSGSSGNSSYIEMGNKKFLIDAGFSGKKIVEKLNNIGKRIEDIKGIFVTHEHSDHIQGLGVVSRKYDIPIYLHEITYNVIKDKIGKIDKKNLNFIRNDKIKIENCVINNFEVMHDAKKCLGYTFEYEGKKLSYASDVGCVNNIIKENLKNSNVIVLESNYDYNMLMEGPYHWELKNRVKGRNGHLSNAEASKLIAQVLNEKLKKIYLMHISKDNNTPELAYNSLYGILERENKSHLEIEIINENGTEIYKI; encoded by the coding sequence ATGAAATTTTCAAGTTTGGGAAGCGGGAGCAGCGGAAATTCCAGTTATATTGAGATGGGAAATAAGAAATTTCTTATAGATGCAGGATTTAGTGGGAAAAAAATTGTAGAAAAATTAAATAACATTGGAAAAAGAATTGAAGATATAAAAGGAATATTTGTAACTCACGAACATTCTGATCATATTCAGGGACTAGGAGTTGTTTCGCGAAAATATGATATTCCAATTTATCTTCATGAAATTACTTATAACGTAATTAAGGATAAAATCGGGAAAATTGACAAAAAAAATCTAAATTTTATAAGAAATGATAAAATTAAAATTGAAAATTGTGTTATAAATAATTTTGAAGTAATGCACGATGCAAAAAAATGTTTAGGATACACTTTTGAATATGAAGGAAAAAAGTTGTCCTATGCAAGCGATGTTGGCTGTGTGAACAATATTATTAAGGAAAATTTGAAAAATAGCAATGTAATCGTGCTTGAAAGCAATTATGACTATAATATGCTGATGGAGGGGCCTTATCACTGGGAACTGAAAAATCGCGTGAAAGGCAGAAATGGACATCTTTCCAATGCAGAAGCATCAAAATTAATCGCTCAAGTTCTGAATGAAAAATTGAAAAAAATTTATCTAATGCACATAAGCAAGGATAATAACACGCCTGAACTAGCGTATAATTCACTTTATGGAATTTTGGAACGTGAAAATAAAAGTCATTTGGAAATTGAAATTATTAATGAAAATGGAACAGAAATTTACAAAATATAA
- a CDS encoding competence protein ComE: MAFDNENYYMDSKKRITRKIIMRGITFLIVTCIAIFNVVILFSRKVDKLISADIQVETVKLQNAVKKFNEKTGSNPKLAGLEDELQNVKSADGKSNFGTFYGSDKIYEIPESIKNGRERSNRIVTKKDGKGGWVYDELKGKVSPNI; encoded by the coding sequence ATGGCTTTTGATAATGAAAATTATTATATGGATAGTAAAAAAAGAATAACTAGAAAAATTATTATGCGTGGGATAACGTTTCTTATAGTAACATGTATTGCAATATTTAATGTAGTTATTTTATTTTCAAGAAAAGTGGACAAGTTAATAAGTGCTGATATCCAAGTAGAAACTGTAAAATTACAGAATGCAGTAAAGAAATTTAATGAAAAAACTGGTTCAAATCCGAAATTGGCAGGGCTTGAAGATGAATTGCAAAACGTAAAAAGTGCAGATGGAAAAAGCAATTTTGGAACATTCTATGGGTCTGATAAAATATATGAAATTCCTGAAAGTATAAAAAATGGAAGGGAAAGAAGTAACAGAATTGTAACGAAAAAGGATGGAAAAGGTGGATGGGTTTACGATGAATTAAAAGGAAAAGTTTCACCGAATATTTAA
- the yqeH gene encoding ribosome biogenesis GTPase YqeH, translated as MIIKKCNGCGIELQFEDKNKEGYVPEEKFITQDNLLCQRCFKIKNYGENLVNNFSKEDYLKEVNESVKKSDIILPIFDIIDFEGSFTEKILDYLRDYRSIILINKIDLLPDFIHPTEISNWVKDRLAEEDIVPDDIAFISAKNRYGVNGIIRKIKNIFQNKKVKATVLGVSNVGKSSVINLLLGNNKITTSKYSGTTLKSINNKIPNSEITIIDTPGLIPDGRISDLISVENGLKLVPAGEISRKTFKLEENQVFMFDVFCRFKILGNELLKSGSKPIFSAYASKSVKFHVAREERVETLLSGSFFEILEGSEKKKYFQNEFVTHEVEIEENEELVIAGLGWINVKRGPLKIQLEVPEKVKVVIRPSIFRNKK; from the coding sequence TTGATTATAAAAAAATGTAATGGCTGTGGAATTGAACTGCAGTTTGAGGATAAAAATAAGGAGGGGTATGTTCCTGAGGAAAAATTTATTACACAGGATAATTTGCTATGTCAGAGATGTTTTAAAATCAAGAATTATGGGGAAAATCTTGTGAATAATTTTAGTAAGGAAGATTATTTGAAGGAAGTAAATGAAAGTGTGAAAAAATCGGATATAATATTGCCAATTTTTGATATTATTGACTTTGAAGGTTCGTTTACTGAGAAAATTCTGGATTATTTGCGGGATTATAGATCAATAATTCTGATTAATAAAATTGACTTGCTACCTGACTTTATACATCCGACTGAAATTTCCAACTGGGTAAAGGATAGGCTTGCAGAAGAGGACATTGTGCCTGACGATATTGCCTTCATCAGTGCAAAAAATAGATATGGAGTAAATGGAATAATCAGAAAAATTAAAAATATTTTTCAAAATAAAAAAGTGAAGGCTACTGTGCTTGGAGTTTCAAATGTTGGAAAATCATCAGTTATTAATTTACTTCTTGGGAACAATAAAATAACAACTTCTAAATATTCTGGAACCACTTTAAAATCAATTAACAATAAAATTCCAAACAGTGAGATTACAATAATTGACACGCCTGGACTTATTCCAGATGGAAGAATTTCTGACTTGATTAGTGTTGAAAATGGGTTAAAGCTGGTGCCAGCTGGGGAAATTTCACGAAAAACTTTTAAACTTGAAGAAAATCAGGTATTTATGTTTGATGTTTTCTGTAGATTTAAAATATTGGGAAATGAGCTTTTGAAAAGCGGAAGTAAGCCTATTTTTTCCGCATATGCTTCAAAAAGTGTAAAATTTCATGTGGCTCGTGAGGAAAGAGTGGAAACCTTGTTAAGTGGAAGTTTTTTTGAAATTTTAGAAGGAAGTGAGAAAAAGAAATATTTTCAAAATGAATTTGTAACTCACGAAGTGGAAATAGAGGAAAATGAAGAGCTTGTAATTGCAGGGCTGGGATGGATTAATGTTAAAAGAGGACCTTTGAAGATACAGCTGGAAGTTCCTGAAAAAGTGAAAGTAGTTATAAGACCGTCAATTTTTAGAAATAAGAAATAA
- a CDS encoding tyrosine-type recombinase/integrase produces MNNNVDIEEKIEEENVKNENLVMYVDKFLYYEEVILGKSFNTIRGYRRDLLQFMEYLDEYEKIHNFEEIEMMTFRSFIAYLNSPKRLMENDKNKSEDSENIKSIKDIKKSKKKTKPKPISKRSINRKISALRTFFKYLQEINVIETNKAAYINMPKFEKELPNVLNRDDLNKLRHVISTEKITGIRDRLIIELLYSSGLRSIELINLSEFMIDIEEREIRVIGKGEKERVTFFSENAKKWLIKYIDEKKKQYENYTREVLIVNSKGKKLTTRSLRRLISGHVHEAGIEKEITPHVFRHSFAMELLNNGVDIQYLQELLGHTSITATQVYTHVNKDFLKDIYMNTHPLAKE; encoded by the coding sequence ATGAATAATAATGTAGATATTGAAGAAAAAATTGAAGAAGAAAATGTAAAAAATGAAAATCTTGTGATGTATGTGGATAAATTTTTGTATTATGAAGAAGTTATTCTTGGAAAAAGTTTTAATACAATCAGAGGCTATCGGCGGGATTTACTGCAATTTATGGAATATTTGGATGAATATGAGAAAATTCATAATTTTGAGGAAATCGAAATGATGACTTTCAGATCGTTTATTGCATATTTAAATTCTCCAAAAAGATTAATGGAAAATGATAAGAATAAAAGCGAAGATTCTGAAAATATAAAAAGTATTAAAGATATAAAAAAATCCAAAAAAAAGACAAAGCCTAAACCTATATCTAAAAGAAGTATAAATAGAAAAATTTCAGCGCTTCGAACATTTTTTAAATATCTTCAGGAAATAAACGTAATTGAAACAAACAAAGCGGCTTATATAAATATGCCAAAATTTGAAAAGGAATTGCCAAATGTATTGAATCGGGATGACCTGAACAAGTTGAGACACGTTATAAGTACAGAAAAGATTACTGGGATTCGGGACAGGCTGATTATTGAGCTGCTGTATTCAAGTGGGCTTCGTTCGATAGAACTTATTAATTTAAGTGAATTTATGATTGATATTGAAGAGCGGGAAATCCGTGTTATTGGAAAAGGTGAGAAAGAAAGAGTTACTTTTTTTAGTGAAAATGCGAAGAAATGGCTTATTAAGTATATTGATGAAAAGAAGAAGCAATATGAAAATTACACTAGAGAAGTGCTTATTGTAAACAGTAAAGGGAAGAAATTGACAACACGTTCACTTAGGAGACTTATTTCAGGACATGTGCATGAGGCTGGGATAGAAAAGGAAATTACGCCGCATGTGTTTAGGCATTCATTTGCAATGGAGCTTTTGAATAATGGTGTAGATATTCAGTATCTGCAGGAATTGCTGGGGCATACTAGCATTACTGCGACACAGGTTTATACTCACGTAAATAAAGATTTTTTAAAAGATATTTATATGAATACGCATCCATTGGCTAAGGAATAA